Below is a window of Mycolicibacterium rhodesiae NBB3 DNA.
GTGCGCAGTACGCTCGCCGGCACCGCGCCCGTCGCCATCCCTGCGAGTTTCTCAGTGGCGGAGCTTGTTTCGGCCGTCGACTCCATGGGCCCGGGCAGGCGATACGCCTCGTTGGTGGCAGCACAGCTCGACAGGGCCCTCGGCGATCCGGCCGCCGCCGCCGCGTTGGCAGCGCTGGACGCCGTGCTGATCGGCGGCGGCCCGATGCCCGCCGGTGTCGCCGAAAGAGCCTCGGCCGCCGGTGTTCCCGTGGTCCGAACGTATGGAATGAGCGAGACCGCGGGCGGCTGCGTCTACGACGGGCGCCCTCTCGACGGGGCGCAGATGCGCATCGACGACGGACGGGTGGTGCTTGGTGGCGCAACGCTGGCCAAGGGCTACCGAAATCCCGTCGACCCCGATCCCTTCGTCGAGCCCGGCTGGTTTCGCACCGATGACGTTGGCAGCGTTGATGACTCGGGAGTACTGAGTGTTCTCGGCCGTGTGGACGACGCGATCAGCACCGGCGGACTGACGGTGCTGCCCGCACTGGTGGAGGCAGTGGTGGCGTCGCACGACGCGGTGGCCGAGTGTGTGGTGTTCGGCGTCGACGACGACCGGCTGGGACAGCGAGTGGTGGCAGCGCTAGTCGTGGCACCCGGGGGCGCCGTGCCGACGCTGGCCGATATTCGCGCCCACGTCGCGACGACGCTGGACATCACCGCGGCGCCGCGTGAGATCCACGTCGTCGACGAGATACCGCGCCGCGGTATCGGCAAGGTGGACCGTCGCGCGTTAATTGCGCGATTCAGCGGTTCCTAGGTCGTGTCGCCGCGACTTACGGTCCGCGGTCCGGGTTTTCGTCTGGTTGTTCTGGTGGGCGGAGGAGTCGTTCGGGGCGGTGGTAGTAGTTGATGCGGGTCTGGCCGGTGTCGAGGTGTTCGGGTGGGATCCATTCGACGTCGTTGTCGGCGTTGATGCGGGTGGTCCAGCCGTTGGGTCCGACCATGCGGTTGTCGGGTCCGCACGCCAGGGCGAGGTCGTCGATGTTGGTCTGTCCGTCATCGGCCCAATCACAGGCCGCGTGATGGACCTGACTGCCGTAGGCGGGCACGGTGCAGCCGGGTTTGGTGCAGCCCCCGTCACGGGCAATGAGCATAATCCGTTGGGCGGGGGAGGCGACGCGTCGGGCGCGAAACAGGTCCAGCGCTGATCCGGTGGCCCCGTCGAACACCGCGAGGTAGTGATGAGCATGGGCGGCCATGCGGATCACATCCTTGATCGGGATGATCGTGCCCCCGCCGGTCGTGCCCACTCCGGCGCGACTCTCGAGGTCTTGCAGGGTGGTGCGGATGATGATCGAGGTCGGTAATCCGTTGTGCTGGCCCAGCTCGCCGCTTTCCAACACGCTGCGTCCCACGGCGATGAGTGCATCGTGTTGGCGTTGGGCCAGGGTGCGGTGGTCGTTGTCGATCTGGGCTTGTGTCGGTGTGCCTGAGATGCAGGGGTTGTCGTCGTCGGGGTTGCACATGCCCGGTGCGGCCCATTTGGCGAAGATCGCCTCATAGATCGCCCAGGCTTCGGGGGTGAGGTGGCCGGTGATCGGTGTCATCTTGTCCCGCCCTTGGGGTCCCTTCGACACACCGCGGCGGCGTGCGCGTTCGGTGTCGTCGGGTTCGGGGCCGTCCTGGTCGAGCAGGAAGATGAGGCGATCGGCCTGGTCTTTGAGTTCCTTGGGTCCGACCCCTGCGGCGAGGCGCACCAGATCGCGCTCGATCTGCTCGCGCGAGGCCGTATCGACGAACCCGGGCAGCCGGCTCATCGCGTCGCGGATCTTGTCGACATGTTCGCCGTTGATCGACCCGGCGGCTTGGGCCGCTGCGGTGGCTGTCAGCAACGGTTCCAACGGCTCCCCGGTCAGCGCACGCCGCGGCCCCAGTACCTCGGCTTCGGTCAACCGGCGACTCGCTTCAGTGGCCGAGATGCGCCACCGGATCGCCAGCACCTGCCGCCAGTTCTTGGCGCCCAACTCCTTGGCCGTGGTCTCGGCCTGCAACCGCGCCAACGCGCGATGCCACTGCACCGGCAACTGACACGACAGGGTTTCCAGCTCATCGAGCACACCGAGCAGTTCCCGATGGGTCAGCGTCTCCAGATCGCAGGCGGCCAGCGACTCATGCGCAGCACGCAGTGCGGCCATCGCCACCTGCACCGGAGTCGCCAACATGCTTCGAACATACATTCGACCACCGACAAGCCGACCCGAAGATGTTTCCTGTGTGACTAACAGAAAGCAAAGAGACGCAAGGGATTACACGCGGTCCGCTACACCTTCACGGTGACGGGCAGCACGTTCCAGATGTCGTCGCAGTACTCGGCGATGGAGCGGTCCGACGAGAATTTGCCGCTGCGCGCCGTATTCAGGATCGACATGCGCGTCCAGGACGAAACATCGCGCCACGCGGCGCTCACCTGCTCCTGGCATTCGATATAGGACGCATAGTCGGCGAGCACCAGGAAGGGGTCGTCGTGACGCAGGTTGTCGACCAGCGGACGGAACACCTCGGAGTCGCCGCGAGAGAACCGTCCGCCCGCGATCAGATCGAGCGTGGTCGCCAACTCGGCATTACCCGACACATAGTCCGCGGGCCGGTAGCCCTCGCGCTTGACCCGCTCGACCTCGTCGACGGTCAGTCCGAACAGGAAGAAGTTCTCGGCACCCGCCTCCTCGCGCATCTCCACATTCGCGCCGTCGAGCGTGCCGATCGTCAACGCGCCGTTGAGCATGAACTTCATGTTGCCCGTACCCGACGCCTCCTTGCCCGCCGTCGAAATCTGTTCGGACAGATCGGCGGCCGGGTAGATCAGGTGCGCATTCTGCACATTGAAGTTCGGGACGAACGCGACCTTGAGCAGCCGGTTGACGTCGGGATCATTGTTGACGGTCTCTCCAACAGCGTTGATGAGCTTGATGATTCGCTTGGCGAGGAAGTATCCCGGCGCGGCCTTGCCACCGAAAATGAATGCCCGCGGCGAGATGTCGATATCAGGGTTCTGCTTGATGCGGTGATAAAGCGTGACGATGTGCAGCACGTTGAGATGCTGGCGCTTGTACTCGTGAATACGCTTGACCTGGATGTCGAACAGCCAGTCGGGATCGAGATGCACACCGGCCGTCGACGAGACGTAGTCGGCCAGCCGCGCCTTGTTCGCCCGCTTCACTGCTCGCCACTTGTCACCGAAAGCTGCATCGTCGGCGAACTTTTCGAGTCCACGTAACCTGTCCAAATGTGACAGCCAACCGTCGCCTATGGTGTCGTCGAGCAGTTGTCGCAGACCCGGGTTGGCCAGCGCAAGGAAACGGCGCGGAGTCACGCCGTTGGTCTTGTTGGAGAAGCGCTCCGGCCACAACTCGTAGAAGTCCTTGAGCACACTCTTCTTCAGCAAGTCCGAGTGCAAAGCTGCGACTCCGTTGATGGCGTGGCTGCCGACGGTGGCCAGGTGGGCCATCCGGACGCTCTTGCCGTCGTCCTCTCCTATCAGCGACATGCGCCGCAGCCGGTCGTCGTCATCTCCGAACTTCGCGCGCACCTCGTCGAGGAAGCGGCGGTTGATCTCGTAGATGATCTCGAGGTGGCGCGGCAACGACTCCCCGAACATCGCCAGCGGCCACGTCTCCAGCGCTTCGGGCAGCAAGGTGTGGTTGGTGTAGCCGAAGGTGGCGACGGTGATGCCCCATGCCTCGTCCCAATCCAGTTGACGCTCGTCGACGAGCAGCCGCATGAGTTCGGCGACACCGATCGACGGGTGGGTATCGTTGAGCTGCAAGGCAAATCGATTGGGGAGATCGCGGACGGACGCGTCGGCCAGATCATCCATGATGTGCAGCACATGCTGCAGCGAGCACGACACGAAGAAGTACTGCTGCAGCAGGCGAAGCCGCTTGCCGACATCGGGCTCGTCGTTCGGGTACAGCACCTTGGTGACCGTCTCCGAAGTCACCTCGTCTTCGACGGCCCGGTAGTAATCGCCGGTGTTGAAGGCATCCAACGCGAACGACTCGACGGCACGCGCACTCCACAGCGTCAGCACGTTGCACGTGTTCACGCCGTAGCCCTGAATGGGAGTGTCATAGTCGACCCCCTTGATCACACGAGCGGGATGCCACCGGACGCGCCCGCGACCCGAATCATCGGCGTAATGCTCGACGTAGCCGCCCCACTTGACCAGATAGTTGACGTCGGGCTTGGGGATCTCCCATGGATTTCCGTTCACCAGCCAGTTGTCGGTCTTCTCGACCTGCCAGCCGTCATGGATCTCCTGATCGAAGATCCCGAACTCGTAGCGGATGCCGAACCCGATGGTCGGGCATTCGAGGGTGGCCAGCGAGTCGAGGTAGCAGGCGGCCAGCCGACCGAGGCCGCCATTGCCCAATCCTGGCTCTTCCTCACACGCCAGCACTTCGTCGAAACCGACTCCGATCTCGTCGAGCGCCGCACGCGCCGCCTCTTCGATCCCGAGGTTCAGCAAATTGCTTCCGAGTTGCGGGCCCATGAGGAATTCCGCCGACAGGTAGCAGGTGACCTTCCGACCGAGATCGAGCGCGGTCTGTGCGGTGGCCGCCTGGTTGTCCTGCATGCGGTCCCGTACCGCCAGCGCGGTCGCCCGGTAGAAATGCTCCGGCGTAAGGGCTGCCGCCGGGCGGCCGATCGAGTAGCGCAGGTGGTCGATGATGCTCCGTCGCAACTCGTCGGCGGACAGGCCGGAACGACTGCGCTCCTCGATGTCGGTCATTGCCGGAGTGTGGCACTAAACCGCGTCGCGCAACTGAACAATGGGCGAGCATGATGTAGCCATGCGCCAGGATGTGACCACCGCCGAAGCGCTCCGCGCCATCGTCGGGCAACCGCAGCAGGCCGTCGCCAACAAGGTCAAGGACCGGCTGTCCCCCGTGCAGCAGGATTGGTTGGCGCATTCGCCGCTGTGCTTCCTCGCGACGACCGACGCCGGCGGATGTGTCGACGTGTCACCGAAGGGTGACCCGCCCGGCTTCGTCCACGTCATCGACGACACGACGATCGCCATCCCGGAGCGGCCGGGGAACAAGCGCGTCGACGGGTACCTGAACGTCCTGCAGCGCCCGCAGGTCGGCACGCTGTTCCTGATTCCCGGCCGCGGTGACACGTTGCGGATCAACGGGTCGGCCCGAATCCTTTCTGACGCGGACTATTTCGATGCACTGTCAGTGAAGGGCAAGCGGCCCATCCTCGCGCTGGAAATCGACATCGAAGAGGTGTTCTTCCACTGCGCCAAGGCATTCATGCGCTCGGACACCTGGGACCCGTCGACGTGGAATCCCCAGGCCCTTCCCAGCGTTGCCGAGCTCGCGAAAGCCATTCGGACAGACTGGACTGACGCTCAGATCGAGGAGTACTACAGCGAGGAGAATTACCGCAAGCAGCTCTACTGATTTGGGTCCGTCGCCGGTGACGAGGGTGCGCGAACTACGGCAACTCTGCGGCGTGTCGACTTCAGACACGCACGCTCGCGGGTGGGTGCGGACGACGGCGTGAGTATGGTCGACGAGATGACGGCGACCACCCATCGGAGGGCGTTCGTCGCGGCCGGTGTGGGCGTGGTCCTTGTCGTCGCGGCGTTCGTCGTGCCCCATCTGGACCTGGGCATCGTCACGCCGCTGATCAATGCAACCCCCGAACGCTTCCGCGACTTCGCGGGTACCGCGCCGATCTTCGGATGGTGGAACGCTCACGTCGGCTGGGGCACCGCGCCCGCGATCGTCATCGGCGCCGCAGCCGTGCTGTGGGGACAGTCGGTGGCCAGACAACTGCCGTGGCGGGCGTTGCCGTGGGTCAGCTGGGCGACGGCATGCGCATGGGCGTTCTCGCTGGCCATGGTCGACGGCTGGCAGCGCGGCTTCGCGGGTCGGCTCACCGCGCGCCACGAGTACCTGCGACAGGTGCCCACGGTCACCGACATCCCGGAGGCGCTGCAGACGTTCTCACGGAGAATCCTGGACTATCAACCGGATTCGTGGATCACCCACGTGTCGGGCCATCCGCCTGGCGCCCTGTTGTCCTTCGTCTGGCTCGACCGCATCGGGCTGGGTGGCGGCGCATGGGCGGGCCTGCTGTGCCTGCTCGTCGGTTCCAGCGCCGCGGCCGCGATCGTCGTCGCGATACGCGCGCTGGCGGACGAAACCACGGCGCGGATGGCGGCGCCATTCGTCGCGGTCGCCCCGACGGCTATCTGGATCGCGGTGTCGGCGGACGGCTACTTCGCCGGAGTAGCGGCGTGGGGTATCGCACTGCTTGCGTTGGCCGTTCGGAGTTCGACCCGCTGGTCACCGCTGGTGGCCACGGGCGCCGGACTGCTGTTGGGCTGGGGCATCTTCCTCAATTACGGCCTCGCGCTGATGGCGTTGCCCGCGGTGGCCGTCTTGCTCACCGCGGTGGATTGGCGGGCGGCGCTGCGAGCATTGGTCCCCGCCGCGCTGGCAGCACTGGTGGTGGTGGCGGTGTTCGCCGCTGCGGGATTCTGGTGGTTCGACGGCTACACGCTTGTGCAGCAACGCTATTGGCAGGGCATCGCGCTCGATCGCCCGTTCCAGTACTGGTCCTGGGGCAATTTCGGCTCCGTGGTGTGCGCGATCGGACTCGGCAGCGTGGCCGGCATCGGGTGTGTCTTCGACCGGGCCGCGATCAGGCTCCGGTCGGGTCTGCACCTCGTGGTGCTCGGCGCGCTGGCCGCTGTGGTGTTCGCAGACCTGTCGATGTTGAGCAAGGCAGAAACGGAACGCATCTGGCTGCCCTTCACGATCTGGCTGACGGCCTCGGCCGCGCTGCTACCACCGCGCTCACAGCGGTGGTGGCTGGCAGTCAACGTCGTCGGCGCGCTCCTGATCAACCATCTGATCCTGACGAACTGGTGACGTATCGCGTGAAATCGCGCCTTGCTCGCGTCCCGAGCCGACAATCGGATACGCAGCGCCGCGCACGAGCACACGCGTGAGGTGGGACGGACACCAACAAACATGAATCCTTCGGAGAAGCCGCAAACGCCGCCGACAGACGCCGGCGGCTACGGCTTTCCCCGACGGCTCTGGCAAGCCGTCGACCAGCACCCACCTCCAGGCCTAAACCGAGCAATACGTTGGCGGAGTCCGCTGCGAGGGCTGTGGCTGACGTCGGTTCTCGGATCGGTGCTCTTGATCGCGCTGCCGATCGTGACGGTCACCGGGCTCCTGTCGTACGTCGCATACGGGCCGCAGTTCGGCCAAGCGATACCGGGCGACGTCGGCTGGCTCAAGTTGCCGACGTTCGATTGGCCGACTGACCCGTCGTGGTTGTACCGCCTCAATCAGGGTATGCACGTCGGCCTCGGACTGATCCTGATCCCGATTGTGCTGGCCAAGCTCTGGTCGGTGATCCCTCGTCTGTTCGCCTGGCCGCCGTCTCGCTCGATTGCCCAAGCGCTGGAACGACTGTCGCTGCTCATGCTCGTCGGCGGGATCCTTTTCGAGATCATCACCGGCGTGCTGAACATCCAGTACGACTACATCTTCGGGTTCAGTTTCTACACCGCCCATTACTACGGCGCCTGGGTCTTCATCGCCGGCTTCGTGGTCCATATCGCGATCAAGATTCCCCGCATGTGGACCGGACTGCGTTCGATGTCGATGCGGAACGTGATGCGCACCAACGTCACAGACACCCGACCCGAACCGTACGAACCCGACGGGTTGGTTGCCGCCGAGCCCCGTCCGGCGACGATCAGCCGCCGAGGCGCCCTCGCTCTGGTCGGGGGCGGCGCGCTGTTCATGGCGGTGATCACCGCCGGACAGACCATCGGCGGAATCACCCGCCAGGCGGCGCTGCTGCTTCCGCGTGGACTGAGTCGCGGTTCCGGACCCAACGACTTCGCCGTCAACCGAACCGCTGCCGCGGCTCGAATCACCCCGGCCTTGACCGGCGAACGATGGCGTCTCACGCTGACCGGTGGGCCCGAACCCCAAGTGCTCGACCGCGCCATGCTCACCGCGATGGCTCAGCACACCGCTCGCCTGCCGATCGCCTGCGTCGAAGGTTGGTCCACGACCGAGACGTGGACCGGGGTGCCCCTGCGGGACCTGGCGCGGCTCGCGGGGGTGCCCGAGCCGAAATCGGCGTTCGTGCGATCGGTCGAACCTCGCGGTGGATTCAACCGCGCGACCCTGCAAGCCAACCAGGTGATGCACCCGGATTCGCTTCTGGCACTGCGTGTCAACGACGCCGACCTGTCGCCGGATCACGGCTTCCCTGCACGGATCATCGTCCCGGGGATGCCCGGTGTGCACAACACCAAGTGGGTCGGTTCCATCGACTTCAGGCCGATGTGAGATGTCAGTGTTTCGCCGTGTCTACGGATCGCACCCGCTACACCTGCTGACGCTGGTCGCCGGTTTCGCCTTGTTCGGCTACGTGATCGCCACCATCACCCCCGCGGCGCTGTGGAATCCGAACACCTGGTGGCAGTCGATCGCGGTGTGGTTCGCCGCCGCGATCATCGCCCACGACCTGGTGCTGTTCCCGATCTACGCAGTGGCAGACCGGTTGCTGCTCACCACGGGAGCCGGACACGGAGTGGTCTCGCGAGTGCCCGTCGTCAACCACATCCGGGTGCCGATGCTGGGCTCGGCTCTGACATTTCTCGTTTTCCTGCCCGGCATCATCAAGCAGGGGGCGCCGACGTTCAGGGCCGCCACCGGACTGACTCAAGACGTCTTCCTGGGCAGGTGGCTGCTGCTCACCGCGGCGATGTTCGCCGTCAGCGCGGTCGTTTACGCGATCCGGCTGGCGACCGTCGACCGCGGACCCTCGGCACGAAGGGCCTGACCCCGGCTAGGTGAGTGTCAGGCTGGCCAGCACACGCTTGCCTATCGGATAAATTCTGGTGAGGACCAGCCCGGATTCTTCTGCGAGTCCGGCTACGCAGTCGATGCCGACGGACGCCCACTGGAACCACGGCCCGATCGTCCGGGATGACTCGAGCCGTACCCAGCCACTTCGGATACCCGTTGCGACCGGATCGAATTCGGCGATACACCGGCCCCCGCGACTCAGCAGCTCCGCCGACCGCCGCAGCACCCGCAGCGGATCGCCGCCCAGCCCGACGTTGCCGTCGGCGAGGAGCACCGTCTGCCACCGCCCGGTGGCAGGCAGAGTCTCGAAGATGTCGCGCCGAAGGACTGGCGCACCGCTGCGCCGAGCCAGTCCGACAGCGGTTGCGGACTGGTCCACACCGAGGGCAGGCACGCCGCGCCGGATGAGCTCCGTCACCAATCGGCCTGGGCCACAACCCAGATCGATGGTCGGACCACTACAGAGCTCCACCAGCGCGCTGTCGAACCGGTCGTCGGCGTCGCGGCCGCCGAGCCACCGTCGTACCGGCAGATTGGTTATCTCCCCGTCGTCGCGCCTGACCCAACAGCGCTCGCCGTCCAGTGCACGGTCATAGAGATTGCCCAACATCAGACTCGCACCTCTCGCACCGCTCGAGCGAAACGGCTATCGGCCGTGCACGCTTTTCGTACCGCTTCGATGTCGTCGTCGGTGTCGACGTCGTTCAGCTCGGCCACCAACCCGACACGTAATCCCTTCGCGGACAACGCGGCAAGGGTCAGCGCGCCGGTGTCGCCCTGCGACATCGGTACGGCCCGTAGGCAATCGGCCATCGAGGCATCCGAAACACCCAACACCCACCAGCCGCCGTCGACAGCCAGTCCAAGCACCGCGTCCGAGGCCCAGAGTTCCTGCGCGCATTCGGTGAGCAGTGCAGCCGACACCTGCGGGGTGTCCATACCGATTTGAAGCACGGCTCGAAGGCCCGCCGCGGCTGCCGCATCGAGATGGGCGTTGGCGAGCCGATCGGCGAAATCGTTTCCGCGCTGCGGCACCACCGTGAACGCATCGAGGCGGTGACGGATCTCCTTCGAAGAGCGGGCGGCGTCGAGATCTCCCGTCATCGCAACCACGCGCGCCTCAAAGGACGCGGCGGCGACTGCATCGAGGGTGTCGAGCAGCGCGGCGGCGGCGATATCGGCTGCCGCCCGGTCCCCGAGTGCGCCCGCCAGCCTCGTCTTGGCAAGGCCTGGCACAGGGGCCTTGGCGACGACGAGCGCGACCACCGGAATCACGAGATCGCCCGCCAGAAATCCACCGCGGCGATGACGCTTCCGCGCAGCGAGCCGCTGACCTTCGATTTCCCGCCGGTTCGCGGACCGTAATCCACATCGCGTTCGACCACGCGCCACCCCGCCCCGGCGGCCCGCACCAGCAGTTCCAGTGGGTATCCCGATCTACGGTCCTGGACGCCGAGCGCCAGCAACGCCTCGCGACGCGCCACCCGCATCGGGGCGATGTCGTGCACCGGAAGACCGTGCTTACGACGCAGCCGCCAGCACACGGCAGCAGTCCCCACGCGGGCGTGCCATGGCCACGTCAATCCCTTGACCGCACGCCGTCGACCGATCGCCATATCCGCGCCGCTGCCGAGGTCATCGACCAATTTCGGCAGGTCGCGCGGGTCCAGCGAGCCGTCGGCATCGATCACCGCCACCAACGGCGTCGTCGACGCCACCACCCCTGCATGCACCGCCGAGCCGTAGCCCGGGCGCGCCTCGCTGACCACGTCCGCACCGTGGCGCCGGGCCACCTCCGCCGTGCCGTCGGTGCTGTTGTTGTCGACCACAAGGGCGCGGTACCCATCCGGGATGGCCGCGAGCACGCCCGGTAGTGAGGCCGCCTCGTTGAGGCACGGCAGCACCACCGTGACGGGACAGTCGGGCATGAAAGGAAGGCTATCCATCTCGCCTGTGGCCAAACAGGGCGATTCGTGACGAATCAGTGACGACGACGCAGGTCCTGGCCCGTTCACGGCTAACCTCGGAGTGTGACACGGGTGCTGATCGCCGACGACGACACCGTCGTGCGTGATGTCGTGCGCCGGTATCTGGAGCGCGACGGCCTCGAGGTGTCGATCG
It encodes the following:
- the menE gene encoding o-succinylbenzoate--CoA ligase is translated as MPSGASALSVLPVVEDVLAGRTTVLPVPMDDDRESSLITTSLRAGTEVDDEVAVVVSTSGTTGTPKGALLTVSALTASASATHERLGGSGHWLLALPAHHIAGFQVLVRSTLAGTAPVAIPASFSVAELVSAVDSMGPGRRYASLVAAQLDRALGDPAAAAALAALDAVLIGGGPMPAGVAERASAAGVPVVRTYGMSETAGGCVYDGRPLDGAQMRIDDGRVVLGGATLAKGYRNPVDPDPFVEPGWFRTDDVGSVDDSGVLSVLGRVDDAISTGGLTVLPALVEAVVASHDAVAECVVFGVDDDRLGQRVVAALVVAPGGAVPTLADIRAHVATTLDITAAPREIHVVDEIPRRGIGKVDRRALIARFSGS
- a CDS encoding HNH endonuclease signature motif containing protein, which codes for MYVRSMLATPVQVAMAALRAAHESLAACDLETLTHRELLGVLDELETLSCQLPVQWHRALARLQAETTAKELGAKNWRQVLAIRWRISATEASRRLTEAEVLGPRRALTGEPLEPLLTATAAAQAAGSINGEHVDKIRDAMSRLPGFVDTASREQIERDLVRLAAGVGPKELKDQADRLIFLLDQDGPEPDDTERARRRGVSKGPQGRDKMTPITGHLTPEAWAIYEAIFAKWAAPGMCNPDDDNPCISGTPTQAQIDNDHRTLAQRQHDALIAVGRSVLESGELGQHNGLPTSIIIRTTLQDLESRAGVGTTGGGTIIPIKDVIRMAAHAHHYLAVFDGATGSALDLFRARRVASPAQRIMLIARDGGCTKPGCTVPAYGSQVHHAACDWADDGQTNIDDLALACGPDNRMVGPNGWTTRINADNDVEWIPPEHLDTGQTRINYYHRPERLLRPPEQPDENPDRGP
- a CDS encoding glycogen/starch/alpha-glucan phosphorylase translates to MTDIEERSRSGLSADELRRSIIDHLRYSIGRPAAALTPEHFYRATALAVRDRMQDNQAATAQTALDLGRKVTCYLSAEFLMGPQLGSNLLNLGIEEAARAALDEIGVGFDEVLACEEEPGLGNGGLGRLAACYLDSLATLECPTIGFGIRYEFGIFDQEIHDGWQVEKTDNWLVNGNPWEIPKPDVNYLVKWGGYVEHYADDSGRGRVRWHPARVIKGVDYDTPIQGYGVNTCNVLTLWSARAVESFALDAFNTGDYYRAVEDEVTSETVTKVLYPNDEPDVGKRLRLLQQYFFVSCSLQHVLHIMDDLADASVRDLPNRFALQLNDTHPSIGVAELMRLLVDERQLDWDEAWGITVATFGYTNHTLLPEALETWPLAMFGESLPRHLEIIYEINRRFLDEVRAKFGDDDDRLRRMSLIGEDDGKSVRMAHLATVGSHAINGVAALHSDLLKKSVLKDFYELWPERFSNKTNGVTPRRFLALANPGLRQLLDDTIGDGWLSHLDRLRGLEKFADDAAFGDKWRAVKRANKARLADYVSSTAGVHLDPDWLFDIQVKRIHEYKRQHLNVLHIVTLYHRIKQNPDIDISPRAFIFGGKAAPGYFLAKRIIKLINAVGETVNNDPDVNRLLKVAFVPNFNVQNAHLIYPAADLSEQISTAGKEASGTGNMKFMLNGALTIGTLDGANVEMREEAGAENFFLFGLTVDEVERVKREGYRPADYVSGNAELATTLDLIAGGRFSRGDSEVFRPLVDNLRHDDPFLVLADYASYIECQEQVSAAWRDVSSWTRMSILNTARSGKFSSDRSIAEYCDDIWNVLPVTVKV
- a CDS encoding pyridoxamine 5'-phosphate oxidase family protein, which translates into the protein MRQDVTTAEALRAIVGQPQQAVANKVKDRLSPVQQDWLAHSPLCFLATTDAGGCVDVSPKGDPPGFVHVIDDTTIAIPERPGNKRVDGYLNVLQRPQVGTLFLIPGRGDTLRINGSARILSDADYFDALSVKGKRPILALEIDIEEVFFHCAKAFMRSDTWDPSTWNPQALPSVAELAKAIRTDWTDAQIEEYYSEENYRKQLY
- a CDS encoding molybdopterin-dependent oxidoreductase: MNPSEKPQTPPTDAGGYGFPRRLWQAVDQHPPPGLNRAIRWRSPLRGLWLTSVLGSVLLIALPIVTVTGLLSYVAYGPQFGQAIPGDVGWLKLPTFDWPTDPSWLYRLNQGMHVGLGLILIPIVLAKLWSVIPRLFAWPPSRSIAQALERLSLLMLVGGILFEIITGVLNIQYDYIFGFSFYTAHYYGAWVFIAGFVVHIAIKIPRMWTGLRSMSMRNVMRTNVTDTRPEPYEPDGLVAAEPRPATISRRGALALVGGGALFMAVITAGQTIGGITRQAALLLPRGLSRGSGPNDFAVNRTAAAARITPALTGERWRLTLTGGPEPQVLDRAMLTAMAQHTARLPIACVEGWSTTETWTGVPLRDLARLAGVPEPKSAFVRSVEPRGGFNRATLQANQVMHPDSLLALRVNDADLSPDHGFPARIIVPGMPGVHNTKWVGSIDFRPM
- a CDS encoding methyltransferase domain-containing protein → MLGNLYDRALDGERCWVRRDDGEITNLPVRRWLGGRDADDRFDSALVELCSGPTIDLGCGPGRLVTELIRRGVPALGVDQSATAVGLARRSGAPVLRRDIFETLPATGRWQTVLLADGNVGLGGDPLRVLRRSAELLSRGGRCIAEFDPVATGIRSGWVRLESSRTIGPWFQWASVGIDCVAGLAEESGLVLTRIYPIGKRVLASLTLT
- a CDS encoding TIGR04282 family arsenosugar biosynthesis glycosyltransferase, whose protein sequence is MIPVVALVVAKAPVPGLAKTRLAGALGDRAAADIAAAALLDTLDAVAAASFEARVVAMTGDLDAARSSKEIRHRLDAFTVVPQRGNDFADRLANAHLDAAAAAGLRAVLQIGMDTPQVSAALLTECAQELWASDAVLGLAVDGGWWVLGVSDASMADCLRAVPMSQGDTGALTLAALSAKGLRVGLVAELNDVDTDDDIEAVRKACTADSRFARAVREVRV
- a CDS encoding glycosyltransferase family 2 protein; this translates as MPDCPVTVVLPCLNEAASLPGVLAAIPDGYRALVVDNNSTDGTAEVARRHGADVVSEARPGYGSAVHAGVVASTTPLVAVIDADGSLDPRDLPKLVDDLGSGADMAIGRRRAVKGLTWPWHARVGTAAVCWRLRRKHGLPVHDIAPMRVARREALLALGVQDRRSGYPLELLVRAAGAGWRVVERDVDYGPRTGGKSKVSGSLRGSVIAAVDFWRAIS